GATCGTGAAGGCGATGATTGTTTCATTACAGACGATTGAACAAGATTACGGGAAACATATAAAACTTATTTTCAACCGATAGGAGGTGGCACTAATGTTACGTTTGGATCTCCAGTTTTTCGCATCGAAAAAAGGGGTAGGTTCTACAAAGAACGGTCGTGACTCTCATTCGAAACGTCTTGGCGCAAAGCGCGCTGACGGACAATTCGTTTCAGGCGGCTCTATCCTTTATCGCCAACGCGGAACAAAAATTCACCCAGGTGAAAACGTTGGCCGCGGCGGGGACGATACACTTTTCGCGAAAGTTGACGGCGTAGTTCGCTTCGAGCGTTTTGGCCGCGACAAGAAAAAAGTGAGCGTGTACCCTGTAGCTCAAGAAGCTTAATGTTATCACTAACATTGAAAGGACTGCATTTTACCGTGCAGTCCTTTTTATTTTTGGCGAATTTTGTGAAGAGAATGCTATACTGTAGTATATGAAACATTTGGCGGTGAGAAAATGGAATCGGATAACCTGACGATTGGAAAAGCACTGAAGTTTGCGCGCCATGATTTTTTAAATGAATTGCAATTAATGCTATTATATATGGATCTCGGAAAAATGCCCGAAGCGAGAAGGACACTGTTGGAAGCGACGGAACGCATGCGTCATGTATCCATGCTGGAAAAACTGCGTTTGCCGAGGACGGAAATCTGGCTTAGCACTTTTGAATGGAGACATACAGCCTTTTCGAAGAGGTTGCAATCCAACATCATCGCAGGTACCCGGACCGCCAATGACGATGCAGTCGCCGATTACTTGGAAAAATTAATTTGTGTAGTCGAAGAAGCAGTCGATCCGATGGATGAATATATCGTTCATATAGCGGTTAAAGCTACTGAAGATCATTGGTCGATCCAATTGAAAATCGAAGGGACGCTCATGGGATCGCCAAGACTGCCACAAACAGATGGCGGGTTTGAAGTGAGTGGAATCTTGCAAGATAAGCAATGGACGTTCACATTAAGTGGGCAATAGGAGGAATAAACATGTTTGTCGATCACGTTAAAGTATATGTAAAAGGTGGCGACGGCGGCGATGGAATGGTTGCGTTCCGCCGGGAGAAGTACGTAGCGTACGGAGGTCCTGCTGGAGGGGACGGAGGAAAAGGCGGAGATGTCGTTTTCATCGTCGATGAAGGTTTGAGGACGCTAATGGATTTCCGTTACCAACGCCATTTCAAAGCAACTCGCGGAGAGCATGGCGGCAGTAAAAATCGGCATGGTAAAGGCGCCGAAAACATGGTCGTCAAAGTTCCGCCGGGTACGATAGTCAAGGACGTCGAAACCGGAACGATCATCGCCGATCTAGTAGAGCATGGGCAGACAGCAGTCATCGCAAAAGGTGGGCGTGGAGGCCGCGGGAACTCGCGATTTGCGACACCACAAAACCCGGCTCCTGAGCTTTCTGAAAAAGGGGAACCAGGCGTCGAGCGGGAAATCACACTTGAATTGAAAGTGCTTGCAGATGCAGGTCTTGTCGGTTTCCCAAGTGTCGGAAAGTCGACTTTATTATCTGTCGTATCAGCTGCAAAGCCGAAAATCGCCGATTACCATTTCACGACACTCGTACCGAATCTCGGGATGGTGGAGCTGGAAGGCGGAAGAACATTCGTGCTCGCCGATTTGCCAGGGCTTATCGAAGGGGCGCATGAAGGCGTCGGCCTCGGCCATCAATTTTTGCGCCATATCGAGCGGACAAGAGTTATTATCCACGTAGTGGACATGTCCGGAATGGAAGGACGGGATCCTTACGAAGACTTCGTTACGATCAACGAAGAGCTGGAGAAATACAATCTTCGTTTGATGGAACGGCCACAAATCATCGTCGCAAATAAAATGGACATGCCGGAAGCTGAAGAGAATCTGAAATTGTTCAAAGAAAAGCTTGACGATGAAGAAGCGTTGGTCTTCCCGATTTCTGCAATCACGCGTGAAGGCTTGGATCAGCTGTTGTTTGCTGTCGCAGACTTGCTTGAAACGACGCCCGAGTTTCCGATGCATGAAATTGAAGATGAGGATGAAAATCGTTCGGTTCTTTATAAGCACGAATCTGAAACTGCGGACTTCAAGATTACCCGCGATGATGATGGAGCCTTTGTCCTGTCGGGGTATACTCTTGAACGTTTGTTCAAGATGACCGACTTCAACTTCGATCAATCCGTCCGTAAGTTTGCGCGCCAAATGCGCGGAATGGGTATCGACGATGCACTTCGTGAGCGAGGGGCGAAAGACGGAGATACGGTCAGAATCCTCGACTTTGAATTCGAATTCCTCGAATAAGATGCAGTGTGCGTTTTCTATGACTTGTTGCAAGGAGGCATGAAATGAAGCCATTGGGGGAAGGGCAGTTTTATCTCGTAAGGGAAGATGTGCTTACGGAATCGATGTTAAAAATGCTGGAGGCTAAAAGGCTTCTAGCGAGCGGGGAAGAGAGGACAATCCAAGAAGCGACGAAGCGGGTGGGGTTGTCCCGAAGCGCTTATTACAAATATAAGGATACAGTCTTTCCATTCGAGTCGATCGCCCGTGAACGAGTGTTGACGATCTTCATTCAGCTGGAGGACCGGAAAGGCTCGCTTGCGTCGATTCTTCGGATCATATCGGAAGCTAAGTGTAATGTGTTAACGATACACCAGACGATTCCGGTGCAAGGTCGCGCGAATATTACATTGTCTCTCGATGTAACGGAGATGCAGATCAAAATGGAGGAATTCATGCAAAAATTGAAAGCACCGACTTTCATCGATTCCGTCCATTTGATCAGTTCTGGAGCATTGTAAGTAATAAAAAACAGAGAGCAACATGATGGAGGAACTGGGATGAGCGAACAGGATTACAAGCCGACGGTCGCCTATTTGGGGCCAGAAGCTTCATTTACTCATGTGGCGGCAACTCACCTTTTTGGTACAAAAGGCTTGGTACCGCAACCGACAATACCCGATTGTATAGAAGCTGTAACCGAAGGCCATGTCGCATATGCAATCGTACCGCTTGAAAATGCATTGGAAGGCTCCGTGCCGATGACGATCGATTATTTATTCCACGGAAGCGAACTGTTCATTAACGCGGAAATTTCAATACCGATTGAACAGCATATGATGGTGAACAAAAAGTGGAAGGATGACTTGGAGCGGCTCGAATCAGTTCGTTCCCATCCGCATGCACTTGCGCAATGCCATAAATATTTGCAATATCATTACCGACGTACGCCGTTGATCCAGACGACATCGACAGCAGCTGCCGCTAAGTACATTTCTGAAAATCCGGAACTGTGCATCGCTGCAATCGGTAATCGCTTAGCTGCAGAAAAATACGGCTTACATATCGCAGAAGAAAATATCCATGATTTTCATTTCAACCATACACGGTTTGTCGTTCTGTCTTTGAGGAAAGGGCATTTGGAAGTTCCGGGTCATTCAGAGTTGCCAAAAACGACACTGATGGTCAAGTTGCCTGAGGACGACCGTTCAGGAGTGCTCCATCAAATACTTTCAGTTTTTGCATGGCGAAAGCTGAATTTGAGCAAAATCGAATCCAGGCCGATGAAAACCGGGTTAGGAAATTATTTTTTTATCATCGATATATTGGAAAGCGAAGAGCATCCGATGATGAGAGGCGCGCTAGAGGAGCTTGCCGCGCTCAATTGCACGGTTCGCTCTTTCGGATCCTACTTTACGTACGAACAAAAACCTTCACGCTAAATCATTTTAGCTTGGAGGTTTTTTCGTTTTACAGAGGAAAGAAGCCTGAGGGACATCAGTTTTTCGAATGAATATTAAAGGCATTTCCACAATATACATACTAAGAGAGAGGGCGCCTACCTTAAATTTGCGTCACATAGACGGGCGTTCGTTCATACGATGGATTGATGGAAGGGGGATTTTGTTAGTGGATGTCCATATTGTTGTAAAAGGGGATACGTTGTGGAAAATTGCACGACAGTACGGTATCCCTTTTGAAGATTTGAAAAGGGTGAATGCCCATTTAGCAAACCCGGATTATGTCGTTCCGGGGATGAAGATTTTTCTGCCGAAGAAAAAAACTGCAGCTCAGCCGAGTGAGAAGGGCAAGGAAAAAATGCCGGAAAAAGTGAAGCAACAGCAAGCTGCGCCTTCTATGCCTCCTGCGATGGAAAAGCCGAGCATGCCGCAGCAACCGATTCCAATGCCACGGGTTGAAAGGGAATTTGAAATGCCGAAGCCACCATCTGTTCCGATGCAGCCAATGCCGACTGCGCCTGTTCAGCAGCCGCCTGCCGCGATGACGCTACCGCCTGAACCTATGCCATCCATACCGCCTGCAGCTCCGATGCCGCCAATGGCTATGCCGCAATTTTTCCAACCGATTATGCCAGTTCCGTGCGGATGGATGCCGATCTACGACGCGGATTGTGCACCGATGACATTCCCAAGTTTCACACAGCAAATGCCTACACCAACCATGCCGGCACCTCCAATGCCGACACAAGTCATGCCAACACAAGAATTGCCGACAGCCCCGGCTCAAATGGGAGTAAGGCCACCTGCAATCGATATGACCGATGATCTGGATGACTATGATGAATCGCCAATCTATCCTGGTAGAGGTCCTGGAGTTGCCCCGCCTTACCCGGTTAGAGGGTGGGAATTGACGGAGTCCCCGATGATGCTGGATGAATCTCCGGATGATATGGATTTTACCCCTCCAGAGCAGGCATATGTACCACAAATGGTATCGCCGGAGTTTCAAAATCCGTATGGGATGATGATGCAGCCTCAGCAACCATTCGCTTTCGGTAATCCTTGCATGCCGATTCATCATTGCGGTTGTGGTTGCCCTCCTCATGGTTTCTACGGGATGGCTCCTACCGAAATGCACCCGAATTATATGATGCCAATGCAAGTGAGCCCAATGCAAATGTATCCAATGCCGATGAATCCGATGCCAATGAACCAAATGCCGATGAGCCAAGCGCAGATGAATCCAATGCAAATGAATCCAATGCAAATGCAACCATTCTACCCTATGGATAATTACGGATGTGGTTGCTGACCGGCGTATGGTGCCGGAAAAGAATATCCGTAAAGTGAAACAGAATGTTTGGAAGATGGTGGAAGGAGAGTCCTCCTACTCTCTGAAACGGTATACGACGCGATCAACGGCGGTAAAAGTGAATTACGTACACAGACAGCTTCATACAATTCGCTTTCCGCATATCGTTCCTATCATCCCGACTGACGATCCGTTATTCATCATGCAACCATGGATTGAAGGGACAAAACCGGTCAACTTTAGAAGAAGGATTGATCGGACTGATTCCCTTATGGCCCTCAAAGCGTTGCATCAAACAAAGGAGCAGATTGACTGGGACGCCTCCCCTTATCTGCATCGATACCAGCTCCTGGATAAATGGCGGGAAAGACTGGACCGGTTTATCGACAATCGAGACGCATGTGGGAAATTCATAAGAAAACAAGCGGTTGACGAAATCATTATGTATGGGGAGGAGGCCCTTCCCATACTAAAGAAAAACTACCGCAAACTTTCGGGCTATACGTTGCTTCATGGGGATGTCGTGCATCACAATATTCTCCGGGATGGAAACGGAATTATCCGTTTCATCGATTTTGACCTTGCATGTACTGGACCTCCTGGAACGGAATTGGCGCTTTGGATGCACCGTGTCTTGCCGAATGTGTGTTACAATCTAGAATTTCTTCTGGCGGAGCAATCATCTTTGAACAATCTGGATGATGCCTCGAAATCGATGTTGCTTTATCCGAATGAGTTGTTAAGGGAATGGCTGCACCTTTTGAACATGCCGGAAGCAAAGCAGGAAAGTCTCGCAAGAAAGCTTATCCCTTTTACGGAATATGCTCTCTCTTCATGGCCGAAGCTATGGTATGATATAGAACGGAACATGAAGTAGGAGGATGCATAATGGCTGGCCATTCAAAGTGGAAAAATATCCAAAACCGTAAAGGCGCACAAGACGCGAAAAGAGGAAAAATATTTCAAAAGATGTCAAGGGAGCTATATGTAGCCGCGAAATCAGGCGGCGGAGATCCAGACATGAATCCTGCGCTCCGTCTTGCAATCGAGAAATCGAAAAGCTTCAATGTGCCTAATGATGTCATAAAACGAGCGATCGATAAAGCGACTGGCGCGGGTGCGGATGAAAACTATGAGGAAGTCGTCTATGAAGGATATGGACCTGGGGGTGTAGCGGTTCTTGTACAATGTTTGACAGAGAACCGAAACAGGACAGGGCCGAATATCCGTGTAGCTTTCAATAAAAACGGCGGTAGCTTAGGGGAAAGCGGTTCAGTCGGCTATCTATTCAACCGCAAAGGACGCTTGTTTGTCGAGCGTACGGAGGAAACCGACGAAGAAGCAATTATGCTTGCCGCGCTGGAAGCGGGTGCTGAGGATATCGAGTCGACAGAAGACGGCTTCGAAATCATTACTGAACCATCCGGTTTCATGGAAGTGAAAGAAGCACTGGAAGCTGAAGGAATTGAATTCGTTTCAGCGGAAGTGGAAATGATCCCGACGATCTATACGGAATTGCAAGGCGATCATGCCGAGCAGTTCGAAAAGATGATTGATGCATTGGAAGACGATGACGACGTACAAAACATATATCATAACGCAAGCGAAT
The genomic region above belongs to Sporosarcina sp. Marseille-Q4943 and contains:
- the pheA gene encoding prephenate dehydratase, encoding MSEQDYKPTVAYLGPEASFTHVAATHLFGTKGLVPQPTIPDCIEAVTEGHVAYAIVPLENALEGSVPMTIDYLFHGSELFINAEISIPIEQHMMVNKKWKDDLERLESVRSHPHALAQCHKYLQYHYRRTPLIQTTSTAAAAKYISENPELCIAAIGNRLAAEKYGLHIAEENIHDFHFNHTRFVVLSLRKGHLEVPGHSELPKTTLMVKLPEDDRSGVLHQILSVFAWRKLNLSKIESRPMKTGLGNYFFIIDILESEEHPMMRGALEELAALNCTVRSFGSYFTYEQKPSR
- a CDS encoding LysM peptidoglycan-binding domain-containing protein, yielding MDVHIVVKGDTLWKIARQYGIPFEDLKRVNAHLANPDYVVPGMKIFLPKKKTAAQPSEKGKEKMPEKVKQQQAAPSMPPAMEKPSMPQQPIPMPRVEREFEMPKPPSVPMQPMPTAPVQQPPAAMTLPPEPMPSIPPAAPMPPMAMPQFFQPIMPVPCGWMPIYDADCAPMTFPSFTQQMPTPTMPAPPMPTQVMPTQELPTAPAQMGVRPPAIDMTDDLDDYDESPIYPGRGPGVAPPYPVRGWELTESPMMLDESPDDMDFTPPEQAYVPQMVSPEFQNPYGMMMQPQQPFAFGNPCMPIHHCGCGCPPHGFYGMAPTEMHPNYMMPMQVSPMQMYPMPMNPMPMNQMPMSQAQMNPMQMNPMQMQPFYPMDNYGCGC
- the rpmA gene encoding 50S ribosomal protein L27 yields the protein MLRLDLQFFASKKGVGSTKNGRDSHSKRLGAKRADGQFVSGGSILYRQRGTKIHPGENVGRGGDDTLFAKVDGVVRFERFGRDKKKVSVYPVAQEA
- a CDS encoding aminoglycoside phosphotransferase family protein, which translates into the protein MVADRRMVPEKNIRKVKQNVWKMVEGESSYSLKRYTTRSTAVKVNYVHRQLHTIRFPHIVPIIPTDDPLFIMQPWIEGTKPVNFRRRIDRTDSLMALKALHQTKEQIDWDASPYLHRYQLLDKWRERLDRFIDNRDACGKFIRKQAVDEIIMYGEEALPILKKNYRKLSGYTLLHGDVVHHNILRDGNGIIRFIDFDLACTGPPGTELALWMHRVLPNVCYNLEFLLAEQSSLNNLDDASKSMLLYPNELLREWLHLLNMPEAKQESLARKLIPFTEYALSSWPKLWYDIERNMK
- a CDS encoding YebC/PmpR family DNA-binding transcriptional regulator, whose protein sequence is MAGHSKWKNIQNRKGAQDAKRGKIFQKMSRELYVAAKSGGGDPDMNPALRLAIEKSKSFNVPNDVIKRAIDKATGAGADENYEEVVYEGYGPGGVAVLVQCLTENRNRTGPNIRVAFNKNGGSLGESGSVGYLFNRKGRLFVERTEETDEEAIMLAALEAGAEDIESTEDGFEIITEPSGFMEVKEALEAEGIEFVSAEVEMIPTIYTELQGDHAEQFEKMIDALEDDDDVQNIYHNASE
- a CDS encoding Spo0B domain-containing protein, encoding MESDNLTIGKALKFARHDFLNELQLMLLYMDLGKMPEARRTLLEATERMRHVSMLEKLRLPRTEIWLSTFEWRHTAFSKRLQSNIIAGTRTANDDAVADYLEKLICVVEEAVDPMDEYIVHIAVKATEDHWSIQLKIEGTLMGSPRLPQTDGGFEVSGILQDKQWTFTLSGQ
- the obgE gene encoding GTPase ObgE; this translates as MFVDHVKVYVKGGDGGDGMVAFRREKYVAYGGPAGGDGGKGGDVVFIVDEGLRTLMDFRYQRHFKATRGEHGGSKNRHGKGAENMVVKVPPGTIVKDVETGTIIADLVEHGQTAVIAKGGRGGRGNSRFATPQNPAPELSEKGEPGVEREITLELKVLADAGLVGFPSVGKSTLLSVVSAAKPKIADYHFTTLVPNLGMVELEGGRTFVLADLPGLIEGAHEGVGLGHQFLRHIERTRVIIHVVDMSGMEGRDPYEDFVTINEELEKYNLRLMERPQIIVANKMDMPEAEENLKLFKEKLDDEEALVFPISAITREGLDQLLFAVADLLETTPEFPMHEIEDEDENRSVLYKHESETADFKITRDDDGAFVLSGYTLERLFKMTDFNFDQSVRKFARQMRGMGIDDALRERGAKDGDTVRILDFEFEFLE
- a CDS encoding ACT domain-containing protein, with product MKPLGEGQFYLVREDVLTESMLKMLEAKRLLASGEERTIQEATKRVGLSRSAYYKYKDTVFPFESIARERVLTIFIQLEDRKGSLASILRIISEAKCNVLTIHQTIPVQGRANITLSLDVTEMQIKMEEFMQKLKAPTFIDSVHLISSGAL